One genomic segment of Paenibacillus sp. FSL H8-0332 includes these proteins:
- a CDS encoding DUF4309 domain-containing protein, with protein sequence MTTSIRTITGILIVGAMLSLTACNSGKTDTSPNNTAAATATVQPENSASSAAEGAQVSEYGTDDGAAAGAEPVTADPEAAAGATSESTVTEVAGAEADTVAPATPQERSKQLKELLELAKQGKVPGVEYAAHSGMIDEVEAAWGEPDLKESAGKGVYSTYSKRSVVFGFNKGMKIFDVRSSAPDLRNLTLEQIEEVLGKPDDTTVNGDHNIYIYQANKQYQLKFVIPESTGTIDHISVFSEQDSINNMAG encoded by the coding sequence ATGACGACATCAATTAGAACAATCACAGGTATTCTTATCGTTGGGGCGATGCTCAGCCTTACAGCCTGTAATTCCGGCAAAACGGATACATCGCCTAACAATACGGCTGCGGCTACAGCGACTGTGCAGCCAGAGAATAGCGCTTCATCGGCAGCAGAAGGTGCGCAGGTAAGCGAATACGGTACAGATGACGGTGCCGCTGCGGGCGCAGAGCCTGTAACCGCAGACCCTGAAGCCGCCGCCGGAGCCACATCAGAGTCTACGGTTACTGAGGTTGCAGGGGCTGAAGCAGATACCGTCGCTCCTGCCACTCCGCAGGAGCGGAGCAAACAGCTGAAGGAGCTGCTGGAGCTTGCTAAGCAGGGCAAGGTGCCCGGCGTCGAATATGCTGCGCATAGCGGGATGATCGACGAGGTGGAAGCAGCCTGGGGAGAACCGGATCTGAAGGAGTCGGCCGGTAAGGGAGTCTATTCCACCTACTCCAAGAGGAGTGTGGTGTTTGGTTTTAACAAGGGTATGAAGATTTTTGATGTGCGCTCCAGCGCCCCGGACCTGCGTAACCTGACACTGGAGCAGATTGAAGAAGTCCTCGGCAAGCCCGATGATACTACAGTGAATGGCGACCATAACATCTATATTTATCAGGCCAATAAGCAGTATCAGCTCAAATTCGTTATCCCCGAATCGACAGGAACCATAGATCATATCTCCGTGTTCTCGGAGCAGGACTCCATTAATAATATGGCAGGCTAG